A DNA window from Bdellovibrio sp. BCCA contains the following coding sequences:
- a CDS encoding cytochrome c biogenesis protein CcdA codes for MTFTWLGLFAAGLGTFISPCVLPMVPIVAANYIMADGSSRFSRVRATLLFSLGFLFTFTLMGMSLPFVTDFLGESKVYLLMISGIIVLLYGLKMSGMMPKKSGDSKVFAWMTRSAYLPDFKKYFPKSLHGFIFGATFGLAWTPCVGPILGGVLAYIATKDRSLQESALMMLTFGAGVVAPFIGLAFGGEFVSEKLKLLRKHLPKIEEATGYGLMILGVFILTQSNLPAVFDKEQGVTEIEFVTTAGEKVTLNDSKLAPHKLLFFHTDTCPVCHAMEAYLPSVEKDCNSSTFQVVRVNVSKSENQKIADVFNVRAVPTISLISPDGKELGHSVGYQSEAKLRQGIDMIPRSSCMHKEKLETPHPVLPNHFKDGESCGDHGNGLTC; via the coding sequence ATGACATTTACCTGGTTAGGTCTGTTTGCGGCGGGCCTTGGAACATTTATTTCTCCATGTGTTCTTCCTATGGTTCCTATCGTCGCAGCAAACTACATTATGGCGGACGGTTCCTCGCGCTTTTCCCGCGTGCGCGCGACGTTATTGTTTTCATTGGGATTCTTATTCACGTTCACACTTATGGGAATGAGTCTGCCATTCGTAACTGATTTTTTAGGAGAGTCGAAAGTTTACCTTTTGATGATCTCAGGAATCATCGTTTTGCTTTATGGTTTAAAGATGTCAGGAATGATGCCAAAGAAAAGCGGAGACTCGAAAGTATTCGCGTGGATGACTCGCTCGGCGTATTTACCTGACTTTAAAAAATATTTCCCGAAATCACTTCATGGATTTATTTTCGGCGCAACCTTTGGTTTAGCGTGGACACCTTGTGTAGGCCCGATTCTGGGTGGAGTCCTTGCCTATATTGCAACCAAAGATAGATCGCTTCAAGAAAGTGCTCTGATGATGCTAACCTTTGGTGCGGGAGTTGTTGCACCTTTCATTGGATTGGCTTTCGGTGGTGAGTTTGTTTCTGAAAAATTAAAGCTTCTAAGAAAACATCTTCCAAAAATCGAAGAGGCGACAGGATATGGCTTGATGATTCTTGGTGTTTTTATTTTGACACAAAGTAATTTGCCTGCGGTTTTCGATAAAGAACAAGGGGTGACGGAAATAGAGTTTGTCACAACAGCCGGAGAAAAAGTGACTTTGAATGATTCAAAACTGGCACCGCACAAGCTTTTATTCTTTCACACGGACACTTGTCCTGTTTGCCACGCGATGGAGGCTTATTTGCCTTCAGTGGAAAAAGACTGCAATTCATCTACGTTCCAAGTTGTACGTGTGAATGTCAGTAAGTCCGAGAACCAAAAAATTGCGGATGTATTCAATGTGCGAGCTGTACCAACAATCAGTCTGATTTCGCCGGATGGAAAAGAGCTGGGGCATTCAGTGGGCTATCAAAGTGAAGCAAAGTTAAGACAAGGCATCGACATGATTCCGCGTTCGTCATGCATGCATAAAGAAAAACTTGAAACGCCTCATCCGGTTCTGCCGAACCATTTTAAAGACGGCGAGAGCTGCGGTGATCACGGAAATGGACTTACTTGTTAG
- a CDS encoding MFS transporter, producing MKYVSRFNQMLTIDALFEGGRMFVGATSVTYLLHAGLSLSQIAFLKSIQAMTVLLGEVPTGVLADSMGHKKSLLASSLFAVLGFALYYWGEGFNFFVIAEILTALSLCFWSGAFEAFAIDEAKLEETPGEIDRFFHSNQSLNSVTVLVFGLLGGFLGHLGLALPYLAAIGSYIFMGALLWSIPETLKTHAGSSEYVPWFKNIKKHLKATFTQGLLHPALMPFFIANILIQFTVQPLLHYWQPYFQSLNAQLGTEKQGLIFAAYCATSALFGAVYAKYSAKSFLRSPKITIVLFAVFSALYCLLGLESPWLFAVIVFCLLQGTLSIARTSLGVRMNENIDSSSRASILSSLSLISRLGMVGALYVIGQLVPAQQSVPSLVPLFKYFGFISVGLVVLIVVGSFINQRKKRVIL from the coding sequence ATGAAATACGTTTCACGCTTTAATCAAATGCTCACGATTGATGCTCTTTTTGAAGGAGGCCGCATGTTTGTTGGTGCGACCTCTGTTACTTATCTTCTTCATGCGGGTTTGAGTCTTTCACAAATCGCATTTCTTAAATCTATTCAAGCAATGACGGTACTTTTAGGCGAAGTTCCTACGGGAGTTTTGGCGGACAGCATGGGACATAAAAAAAGTCTTCTTGCCTCAAGTCTGTTTGCAGTTCTTGGCTTTGCTCTTTACTACTGGGGCGAGGGATTTAACTTCTTCGTTATCGCTGAAATTCTCACGGCCCTTTCCCTTTGTTTTTGGTCAGGTGCCTTCGAGGCTTTCGCCATTGATGAGGCAAAGCTTGAAGAGACTCCGGGAGAAATCGACAGATTTTTTCACTCTAATCAGTCTTTAAATAGCGTCACTGTTTTGGTTTTTGGTCTTCTCGGAGGATTCCTCGGTCACTTAGGTTTAGCTCTTCCCTATTTAGCTGCTATTGGCTCTTATATTTTTATGGGCGCTCTTTTATGGTCCATTCCTGAAACATTGAAAACTCACGCCGGTTCTTCCGAATACGTTCCTTGGTTTAAAAATATTAAGAAGCACCTTAAAGCCACTTTCACTCAAGGACTCTTGCATCCGGCTTTGATGCCCTTTTTTATTGCGAATATTTTAATTCAGTTCACAGTGCAGCCTTTGCTTCACTACTGGCAACCTTACTTTCAAAGTCTAAATGCACAGCTTGGAACTGAAAAGCAGGGTTTGATCTTTGCTGCTTATTGCGCCACGTCCGCTCTGTTTGGTGCCGTCTATGCGAAGTATTCGGCAAAATCTTTTCTTCGTTCGCCAAAAATCACGATTGTTTTATTTGCTGTATTTTCGGCTCTCTACTGCCTGCTGGGTTTAGAAAGCCCATGGCTATTTGCCGTGATTGTTTTCTGTCTTCTTCAAGGAACGTTGTCTATTGCTCGAACGTCTTTGGGTGTGCGTATGAATGAAAATATCGATTCAAGTTCCCGCGCCTCCATCTTGAGCAGTTTGAGTTTGATTTCAAGGCTGGGAATGGTGGGAGCTCTCTATGTCATCGGGCAACTTGTGCCAGCTCAGCAAAGTGTGCCCTCACTGGTTCCCCTTTTTAAATACTTCGGATTTATTTCCGTTGGGTTGGTTGTTCTTATCGTTGTTGGATCTTTCATTAATCAAAGAAAAAAGAGAGTTATTTTATGA
- a CDS encoding four-helix bundle copper-binding protein encodes MERTSSFRSDSQTSEFFKSHAGMEECIANCAECFQVCTRLIPHCLHLGGEHAGAEHINLLSICAAICETSVRFMLAESEFHEDTCAVCAKVCDACADDCERIDGGDYMMKECIEICRECAESCRKMASHSH; translated from the coding sequence ATGGAAAGAACATCATCCTTTAGATCAGATAGCCAAACATCCGAATTCTTTAAAAGCCATGCAGGAATGGAAGAGTGTATTGCCAATTGTGCCGAATGTTTTCAAGTGTGCACTCGCCTGATTCCTCATTGCCTGCATCTAGGTGGTGAACATGCAGGGGCAGAACATATCAATCTTCTTTCTATCTGTGCGGCGATTTGCGAAACCTCAGTAAGATTTATGCTTGCAGAGTCGGAATTTCACGAAGACACCTGCGCGGTGTGCGCCAAAGTCTGTGACGCCTGCGCAGATGACTGCGAAAGAATTGATGGCGGCGATTATATGATGAAAGAGTGCATTGAAATCTGCCGTGAATGTGCGGAGAGCTGCAGAAAAATGGCATCACATTCACATTAA
- a CDS encoding DUF2231 domain-containing protein: MYSKASIKGHPIHPMLVAFPITLYLVTFIAFAVYYYTSADIFWFKLGYFSNMAAVGLAVLAAIPGFIDWALGIPNKTEAKTDGLIHMSLNLITLALFAVNASMISGTWNEPPVNLGVTLILTGIGSLTLLGAGFYGWKMIGVHKVGVLMSAEQEEIQERYERKRPHEEPPVIFH; this comes from the coding sequence ATGTATAGCAAGGCTTCCATTAAAGGACATCCGATCCATCCTATGTTGGTCGCATTTCCCATCACACTTTACCTCGTCACTTTTATTGCTTTTGCCGTTTACTATTATACGAGTGCTGATATTTTTTGGTTTAAGCTCGGATATTTTTCGAATATGGCTGCGGTAGGATTGGCTGTTTTAGCAGCAATTCCTGGATTCATTGACTGGGCTCTGGGTATTCCGAATAAAACCGAGGCAAAAACAGATGGCTTAATTCACATGTCACTGAATCTTATTACACTCGCTTTGTTTGCGGTGAATGCTTCGATGATCAGTGGGACTTGGAACGAGCCTCCGGTGAATTTGGGAGTGACATTGATCTTAACAGGAATTGGCTCTTTGACTCTTTTAGGAGCGGGATTTTATGGATGGAAGATGATTGGTGTTCATAAAGTCGGCGTTTTAATGAGCGCGGAGCAAGAAGAAATTCAAGAACGCTACGAACGTAAACGTCCTCATGAAGAACCCCCCGTTATATTTCATTGA
- a CDS encoding glutaredoxin family protein — translation MAKVVMYKKNPCPYCDRAANFFENNGIAYESIDLTDKPEEIDRIKAETGWRTVPIILINDKLIGGYTDLKALADEGKLQEMLKA, via the coding sequence ATGGCTAAAGTAGTAATGTATAAAAAGAACCCATGCCCGTATTGCGATAGAGCCGCTAACTTTTTTGAAAATAACGGCATTGCTTACGAGTCTATTGATCTGACAGATAAGCCTGAAGAGATTGATAGAATTAAAGCTGAAACTGGTTGGAGAACCGTGCCTATCATTTTGATCAACGATAAGCTGATCGGTGGTTACACGGATCTCAAAGCTCTTGCCGATGAAGGCAAATTGCAAGAGATGCTCAAGGCCTAG
- a CDS encoding fascin domain-containing protein codes for MMILLTALFSMVGFTSGAYACNGPIKCAIKTYTGNYVTAVGGGGRITDVIHTDATRLRSWEKFILEDSCEGTPIHYGIKTYNGHYLTAVGGGGRITDVIHSDATQLQAWEKFTFIPLGGDVYAIQTATGNYVTAVGGGGRITDVIHTDATKIGNWEKFTLVCGIR; via the coding sequence ATGATGATTTTGTTAACTGCTTTATTTTCAATGGTTGGTTTTACTTCAGGTGCCTATGCGTGCAATGGGCCGATTAAGTGTGCGATAAAAACTTACACCGGAAATTATGTCACCGCCGTTGGAGGTGGAGGACGTATTACTGATGTGATTCATACCGATGCCACAAGGCTTCGCAGTTGGGAAAAATTTATTTTGGAAGATTCCTGTGAAGGTACACCGATTCACTACGGCATTAAAACTTACAACGGTCACTATCTCACCGCCGTGGGTGGCGGCGGGCGCATCACCGACGTCATTCATTCCGACGCCACTCAACTACAAGCGTGGGAGAAATTTACTTTTATCCCTCTTGGTGGTGATGTCTATGCCATTCAAACAGCTACAGGAAATTACGTGACGGCTGTCGGCGGTGGTGGTCGTATCACCGATGTAATTCATACTGACGCCACAAAAATTGGAAATTGGGAAAAGTTCACCTTGGTCTGTGGCATCCGCTAA
- a CDS encoding TOMM precursor leader peptide-binding protein, whose amino-acid sequence MKYQVPRYLGIQDVQRTKKNSYVLNVGFSDHLSKKVQVDSEAMEVLKFFLQAKTANAAKKNFSWSDAKTQEVLEGLKTAKLLVEVPKRPKKYERYDRHSLFYQLGDLNGLEAQKILSQKKVALIGAGGIGNWVGLNLIGAGFKEIRIIDFDRVELTNLTRQVLFDEKDLGKLKTEVAAKALQKKNTQTKVRPVEMKVTSAKELKKVLKGMDFVILSADRPEKIHDWVDEACQALQIPYLNIGYRDGEGVVGPMTVPGKTSCYQCFKSQTSEDKTKDHSSAEIQNLFDDRYQAPSFGPLNALVSTVGSLEVIKYFTGLGELRSLDTEISVNALTLEWRHHSYHRDAHCWHCQSDSL is encoded by the coding sequence ATGAAATATCAAGTTCCCCGCTATTTAGGTATTCAAGATGTTCAACGTACAAAGAAAAATTCTTATGTTTTGAATGTTGGTTTTTCAGACCACCTTTCAAAAAAAGTTCAGGTGGATTCTGAGGCGATGGAGGTTCTTAAGTTTTTCCTTCAAGCAAAAACGGCAAATGCCGCAAAAAAGAATTTCTCCTGGAGTGATGCTAAAACTCAAGAAGTTCTTGAAGGACTTAAAACGGCAAAGCTCCTCGTCGAAGTTCCTAAGCGTCCCAAAAAATATGAACGCTATGACCGTCATTCTTTATTCTATCAACTTGGCGATTTAAATGGTCTTGAAGCGCAGAAAATTTTATCTCAAAAGAAAGTGGCTTTGATCGGTGCTGGCGGTATTGGTAATTGGGTAGGACTTAATTTGATTGGTGCGGGATTTAAAGAAATCCGTATTATTGATTTTGACCGTGTTGAGTTAACTAATCTGACCCGCCAGGTTTTATTTGACGAAAAAGATCTGGGAAAACTTAAAACAGAAGTCGCTGCAAAGGCTTTACAAAAGAAAAATACTCAAACAAAAGTTCGTCCTGTCGAGATGAAAGTAACCTCTGCCAAAGAACTTAAAAAAGTTTTAAAGGGCATGGACTTCGTTATTCTCTCGGCGGATCGCCCTGAAAAAATTCATGATTGGGTGGACGAGGCCTGCCAGGCGTTGCAAATTCCATATCTCAATATCGGATATCGTGATGGAGAAGGCGTCGTAGGCCCGATGACTGTGCCAGGAAAGACTTCGTGCTATCAGTGCTTTAAAAGTCAAACTTCTGAAGACAAAACCAAAGATCACTCTAGCGCAGAAATTCAAAATCTTTTTGATGACCGTTATCAGGCGCCGTCCTTTGGACCTTTGAATGCCTTGGTTTCTACTGTAGGAAGCTTGGAAGTGATTAAATACTTCACGGGCCTTGGCGAGTTGCGCAGTCTTGATACTGAAATCTCCGTCAATGCGTTGACGTTGGAATGGCGTCATCACTCCTATCATCGCGACGCGCACTGCTGGCACTGCCAAAGTGATTCTTTATGA
- a CDS encoding kelch repeat-containing protein, whose translation MRRTVLWAFFLLISPLLSGCSLDLAIDSMNPTDLLESPSLDNTLNSSKLIRAQYPQTVRVLNTATTLQNGKILLAGGALNATNSTVALSSAEIYDPETGSWSQAASLPQERLNHTATALQDGKVLIVGGAINNSVSTTCLNTAALYDPTSNTWSAAASLVTGRCYHSATLLSDGRVMVIGGRTENSLALGISNYLSTAEIYNPATNTWTAAASMTTNRGYHSAILLKNGKVFVVGGRNTSGLLTTALYNPSANSWAAGPSLTKSRKDHTATLLPEGKVVIIGGVDDAGVILSDTTIYDPSSGPSGTFSNGAALAVARKSHTATLVGDRVFVIGGSTTSTVFKDTVIYDPSTNQWQTFADLQSGPRYLHTANIAGNYLVVLGGLSETTYLFPANTPERLNISTFIWKSEGNMSASRFIPAAALLNNGKVFISGGVSTEPTLTYPTSSDIFDPATGNWKAAAPIPASRARSTATTLPNGKVLVVGGQDDANILGTTVLYDPDSDSWSAGPSLTHPRSGHVATLLPNGKVLVIGGTGDFAGSVLIGEAEVYDPSTNTWSSGGTMPVPCFYPSATMVSGGQGKVFVIGGLATPVYSQAVQIYDVASNTWTSGASLTTGRMGHIAAAIGGKILVAGGGTNTGGFLNSVEIYDIASNTWQPGPAMSMGRNSAGAATLPDGKILVIGGQVTNLFATSSSEIYDPVANSWSKASRFLNTGRGGFSLFTLPDRILVLGGADPMKSIITAESYGQETSPPQWQAPDLLKGRTNHTSTLLKDGRVLVAGGSDGVKPISSTAIYNPSTNQWTAGPNLSVARQNHTATLLSSGKVFIAAGSGGGAGLDFNQTADIFDPSTNTITTMPILTARAVHAAIEIPGGKVLLSGGVGSTDISTKNEICDPNAGTCQASADRPNGLYDVVVPLKNGDYLFVGAFGNSTYHPATDSWTAVASMSVQRAFHAALLLPNGKVLVVGGISVLDGQTVASMEIYDSTTNTWSAGAPLDTPLSLSAINLLPSGEVVLTGGTASSIFEAGSGVRIYNYLTNQWTLAQPLKDARVGHTATLLKNGHLMVYGGQSPTLGTIPFWEQVFDP comes from the coding sequence GTGCGCCGAACTGTCCTTTGGGCTTTCTTTTTATTGATCTCACCACTCCTGAGCGGCTGCTCTTTGGACCTGGCTATCGATTCAATGAATCCGACAGATCTTCTTGAATCTCCGAGCCTTGATAACACTCTTAACTCTTCAAAACTTATTCGAGCCCAATATCCGCAAACAGTGCGCGTGTTAAATACAGCAACGACTTTGCAAAACGGAAAAATTCTTTTAGCCGGTGGCGCTCTCAATGCGACAAACTCCACGGTCGCTTTATCTTCTGCAGAGATTTATGATCCTGAAACAGGATCCTGGTCGCAAGCGGCTTCTCTTCCGCAGGAAAGACTTAATCACACGGCTACTGCACTTCAAGACGGAAAAGTGTTGATCGTCGGTGGCGCCATTAATAACAGTGTCTCAACGACTTGCCTGAATACTGCGGCTCTTTATGATCCCACCTCAAACACCTGGAGCGCGGCGGCTTCTTTGGTTACAGGTCGTTGTTATCATAGCGCAACCCTTCTTTCCGATGGACGTGTTATGGTCATCGGCGGAAGAACTGAAAATTCTCTGGCCCTTGGAATTTCAAATTATCTTAGCACCGCTGAAATTTATAATCCTGCAACCAACACATGGACTGCGGCTGCAAGCATGACGACGAATCGAGGATATCACAGTGCGATTTTACTGAAGAACGGTAAAGTCTTTGTCGTCGGTGGACGAAACACTTCGGGCCTTTTAACCACCGCTCTCTACAACCCTTCAGCAAACTCATGGGCGGCGGGTCCGTCGTTAACAAAATCTAGAAAAGATCACACAGCGACTCTTCTGCCGGAAGGAAAGGTCGTCATCATTGGCGGCGTTGATGATGCAGGAGTCATCTTAAGTGACACGACTATCTACGATCCGTCTTCAGGTCCTTCAGGAACATTTTCAAATGGTGCGGCTCTCGCCGTCGCACGCAAATCTCATACGGCAACTCTGGTCGGCGACAGAGTTTTTGTCATCGGCGGCAGTACGACATCGACGGTCTTTAAAGACACTGTGATTTACGATCCATCCACAAATCAATGGCAGACATTTGCGGACCTGCAAAGTGGTCCTCGTTATCTTCATACGGCGAATATCGCGGGAAACTATTTGGTGGTTCTTGGCGGCCTTTCGGAAACAACGTACCTTTTCCCGGCAAATACTCCAGAGAGACTGAATATCTCCACGTTCATTTGGAAATCTGAAGGCAATATGTCGGCAAGCCGATTTATTCCCGCCGCTGCCCTGTTGAATAATGGCAAAGTCTTCATCAGCGGAGGCGTTTCAACAGAGCCCACTCTGACTTATCCTACTTCGTCCGATATTTTCGATCCGGCAACTGGCAATTGGAAGGCAGCCGCCCCCATTCCTGCTTCGCGCGCTCGAAGCACAGCCACTACTTTACCTAATGGCAAAGTGCTTGTCGTCGGAGGTCAAGATGACGCAAACATCTTGGGTACCACTGTTCTTTATGATCCAGATTCCGATAGTTGGAGTGCAGGGCCCTCATTAACTCATCCTCGATCCGGACACGTAGCCACACTCTTACCGAATGGAAAAGTCCTTGTGATCGGCGGAACAGGAGATTTCGCCGGCTCCGTTTTAATAGGTGAAGCTGAAGTCTATGATCCAAGTACAAACACCTGGAGTTCAGGTGGCACGATGCCGGTTCCTTGTTTTTATCCTTCAGCAACAATGGTCTCTGGCGGCCAAGGAAAAGTTTTCGTCATCGGAGGATTAGCTACTCCGGTTTATTCGCAAGCCGTGCAGATTTATGATGTCGCCTCAAACACATGGACCTCGGGAGCTTCGTTAACAACGGGCCGAATGGGACATATTGCGGCTGCCATCGGTGGAAAGATTCTTGTCGCCGGTGGTGGAACCAACACAGGTGGTTTTTTAAATTCTGTTGAAATCTATGATATCGCGTCAAACACATGGCAGCCCGGTCCCGCTATGTCCATGGGACGCAACTCTGCGGGTGCAGCAACTTTGCCCGACGGAAAAATTTTGGTGATAGGCGGACAGGTCACAAACCTCTTTGCTACTTCAAGCTCTGAAATTTATGACCCCGTTGCAAATAGTTGGAGCAAAGCAAGCCGGTTCCTAAACACGGGACGCGGCGGATTTTCTCTCTTCACGTTACCAGATAGAATTCTTGTTCTTGGCGGCGCAGATCCAATGAAATCTATTATCACCGCCGAGTCCTACGGCCAAGAGACCTCACCTCCTCAGTGGCAAGCGCCTGATCTTCTTAAAGGGAGAACGAATCATACTTCGACATTGCTTAAAGACGGCAGAGTTCTCGTTGCTGGCGGAAGTGATGGTGTTAAACCTATATCGAGCACGGCGATTTATAATCCTTCCACAAATCAATGGACTGCGGGGCCGAATCTTTCCGTCGCTCGCCAAAATCACACTGCAACTCTTCTGTCTTCGGGAAAAGTCTTTATCGCTGCCGGTTCCGGAGGAGGCGCAGGTCTTGACTTTAATCAAACAGCCGACATCTTTGATCCAAGCACAAACACCATCACTACGATGCCAATTTTAACCGCGCGCGCCGTTCATGCAGCTATTGAAATACCGGGAGGAAAAGTTTTACTCTCTGGTGGAGTTGGAAGCACGGACATCTCAACAAAGAATGAGATCTGTGATCCCAATGCGGGAACTTGTCAGGCTTCTGCGGATCGACCTAATGGGCTTTATGATGTTGTGGTACCTTTGAAAAACGGAGATTATTTATTTGTCGGCGCTTTTGGAAATAGCACTTATCATCCGGCAACGGACTCCTGGACGGCGGTTGCTTCCATGAGTGTTCAACGCGCTTTTCACGCGGCCCTCCTGCTTCCGAACGGAAAAGTTCTTGTTGTCGGCGGTATTTCTGTTCTGGATGGTCAAACCGTTGCCAGCATGGAGATTTATGATTCAACAACGAATACCTGGTCTGCAGGCGCTCCCTTAGATACTCCTCTTTCTTTATCCGCCATCAATCTTCTTCCTTCCGGAGAAGTCGTTCTTACTGGCGGCACAGCCTCGAGTATTTTTGAGGCTGGCAGCGGAGTTCGGATTTATAACTACCTGACAAACCAGTGGACTCTCGCACAACCCTTAAAGGATGCTCGCGTCGGTCACACAGCGACTCTTTTAAAGAATGGACACTTAATGGTGTACGGCGGCCAAAGCCCTACTCTTGGAACGATTCCTTTCTGGGAGCAGGTTTTCGATCCCTAA
- a CDS encoding hemerythrin domain-containing protein produces MQKERREFFKSTAALGVGLLAFTPGVAAWAKEEKEKNVTAVEDLMREHGALNRILLIYDEVSLRLDKKKEFDPEQLKKSATIIQNFIQGYHEKLEEDFVFPRLMKANQLTDLVPVLKSQHEAGRTLTSSILSYANTKSLKNNDERDKLKTAMQSFVRMYRAHESREDTVLFPAFKNVVGDKEYHQLGEKFEEREHQLFGKNGFENIVGQIEDVEKDLGIYDLKQYSPRL; encoded by the coding sequence ATGCAAAAAGAACGACGCGAATTCTTTAAGTCAACGGCTGCTTTGGGAGTGGGGCTCCTTGCTTTTACTCCCGGTGTGGCGGCGTGGGCGAAAGAAGAAAAAGAGAAAAATGTCACTGCTGTTGAAGACCTTATGCGTGAGCACGGGGCTCTGAACAGAATTCTATTAATTTATGATGAGGTCAGCCTGCGCCTTGATAAGAAGAAAGAATTCGATCCCGAGCAGTTAAAAAAATCAGCGACGATCATTCAGAATTTTATTCAAGGCTATCATGAAAAGTTGGAAGAGGATTTTGTGTTTCCACGGCTTATGAAGGCAAATCAACTCACGGATCTAGTTCCGGTACTAAAATCGCAACATGAAGCCGGAAGAACCCTGACGTCGTCGATTCTTTCTTATGCAAACACAAAGTCTCTAAAGAATAATGACGAAAGAGATAAATTAAAAACGGCAATGCAGTCATTTGTGAGAATGTATCGCGCTCATGAATCTAGAGAAGACACGGTTCTTTTTCCTGCTTTTAAGAATGTCGTTGGTGATAAGGAATACCATCAACTTGGCGAAAAGTTTGAAGAGCGGGAGCACCAGCTCTTTGGCAAAAATGGATTTGAAAATATCGTCGGTCAGATTGAAGACGTTGAGAAAGATTTAGGAATTTACGACTTAAAACAGTACAGTCCTCGTCTGTAG
- a CDS encoding ArsR/SmtB family transcription factor, translated as MKETSKQEIRSGVYETISQIVSAFASPARLKIIQILAQAECSVEELAQETRESVANVSQHLQRLARMKIVRCERRGLSRIYKIQNPMVLQLWEGFQDLAHEVDEDLNHKEDILIDSSLVAEETPDEVLKLVSKGKATLLDVRTSKEISMTKVPGAIAVPMEDLAGSANYKSLGLVKSKPVYVYCRGRYCGKASNAVKHLRKHGYEAYRLRESPFQLQLIQGDK; from the coding sequence ATGAAAGAAACCAGCAAACAAGAAATTCGCAGTGGAGTTTACGAAACAATCAGTCAGATTGTTTCAGCATTTGCTTCTCCCGCGCGTTTAAAAATCATCCAAATTTTGGCGCAAGCTGAATGCAGTGTTGAGGAATTAGCACAAGAAACGAGAGAATCCGTTGCCAATGTTTCTCAGCATCTTCAGCGTTTGGCGCGTATGAAAATCGTCAGATGTGAGCGACGGGGACTGAGTCGTATTTATAAAATTCAAAATCCAATGGTTTTGCAATTGTGGGAAGGGTTTCAAGATCTGGCCCACGAAGTCGACGAAGATCTGAACCATAAAGAAGATATTCTTATCGATTCTTCTTTGGTGGCAGAGGAAACTCCGGATGAAGTTCTTAAGCTTGTTTCTAAGGGAAAGGCGACTTTACTGGATGTGCGAACTTCGAAAGAGATTTCGATGACAAAAGTTCCGGGGGCTATTGCCGTTCCGATGGAAGATCTTGCTGGTTCTGCAAATTATAAATCTTTGGGCTTGGTGAAATCGAAGCCAGTGTACGTGTACTGTCGCGGTCGTTACTGTGGGAAGGCTTCAAATGCTGTAAAGCACCTGCGTAAGCATGGATATGAGGCTTATCGTCTCAGAGAGAGTCCATTTCAATTGCAACTCATTCAGGGAGACAAATAA